From the genome of Trichocoleus sp. FACHB-46, one region includes:
- a CDS encoding MSMEG_0569 family flavin-dependent oxidoreductase encodes MNNHYSVIIVGGGQSGLSMSYCLKERGIDHIVFEKNKIGYAWRTKRWDSFCLVTPNWQCKLPGYAYPGDDPHGFMQKDEIVQYIEAYAASFDPPIQQGVEVLKLSQNVAQNFFEVTTSIGEYTADQVVVASGSYHLPKVPKIAERLPKNITQLHASEYKNSQSLPPGAVLVVGTGQSGCQIAEDLHLAGRQVHLCVGSAPRSPRRYRGKDVVDWLDQMGYYDLSIEEHPQKEKVRAKANHYVTGRDGGREIDLRQFALEGMQLYGRLKDISDRQLEFWDNLQQNLDQADAVAESIKKTIDGFIEKNQIEAPTEPAYYPVWQPEQSILSLDYAQANISAVIWCTGYQSDFSWVEVPVFDGKGYPGHERGVTGVWGLYFLGLPWLYTWGSGRFSGIARDASYLADYIVARKKVSYPNDWSVVNEFLLGS; translated from the coding sequence ATGAACAATCACTATTCAGTCATTATTGTGGGTGGAGGTCAGTCAGGGCTTTCCATGAGCTATTGCTTGAAGGAGAGAGGCATCGATCACATTGTTTTTGAGAAGAACAAAATTGGCTATGCTTGGCGCACTAAGCGCTGGGACTCTTTTTGTTTAGTCACACCCAATTGGCAATGTAAACTCCCAGGCTATGCCTATCCAGGCGATGATCCTCATGGTTTCATGCAGAAAGACGAAATTGTGCAATATATTGAAGCTTATGCTGCCTCTTTCGATCCTCCCATTCAGCAAGGTGTTGAGGTATTAAAGCTTAGTCAGAATGTAGCCCAAAACTTCTTTGAGGTGACAACTTCAATTGGAGAATACACGGCTGACCAGGTAGTTGTGGCATCCGGTAGCTACCATCTTCCTAAGGTGCCAAAGATTGCTGAACGGCTCCCTAAAAACATCACGCAACTTCACGCCTCAGAATATAAAAACTCCCAGTCTTTACCGCCTGGAGCCGTGTTGGTCGTAGGTACAGGGCAGTCAGGATGCCAAATTGCTGAAGATCTGCATTTGGCTGGTAGACAAGTACATCTCTGCGTGGGGAGTGCGCCGCGATCGCCCCGGCGGTACCGAGGTAAAGATGTGGTCGATTGGCTGGACCAGATGGGATATTACGATTTATCGATTGAGGAGCATCCCCAAAAAGAAAAAGTGAGGGCCAAAGCCAACCACTATGTTACAGGTCGAGATGGAGGTCGAGAGATTGACTTACGACAATTTGCTCTAGAAGGGATGCAACTTTATGGCAGGCTGAAGGATATTAGCGATCGCCAGTTGGAATTCTGGGATAACTTGCAGCAAAATTTGGATCAAGCCGATGCGGTAGCGGAAAGTATCAAGAAAACCATTGATGGATTCATTGAGAAAAACCAAATTGAGGCTCCCACAGAACCTGCTTACTATCCAGTTTGGCAGCCTGAGCAGTCGATCCTCAGCCTGGACTATGCTCAAGCCAATATCAGTGCAGTGATTTGGTGTACTGGGTATCAGTCTGATTTTAGTTGGGTAGAGGTGCCTGTCTTTGATGGCAAGGGGTATCCAGGCCATGAACGGGGTGTAACCGGAGTCTGGGGACTCTATTTTCTAGGGCTTCCCTGGCTCTATACCTGGGGGTCAGGCCGCTTTTCTGGAATCGCCCGTGACGCCAGTTATCTAGCAGATTACATCGTCGCCAGGAAGAAGGTGTCATACCCCAATGACTGGAGTGTGGTCAATGAATTTTTGCTGGGTTCGTAG
- a CDS encoding hemerythrin domain-containing protein, whose product MVATLDDTKRLAIAERLADLRALQAFILSNDQKLIEVCPYQDVRERLQNMLADDQKNLGIIDTVVVQYGIQSEPSAATKAFIPQFEQMISGNELTFYQKLMHHELMKHSQVMSGIVIHKAAQKVGADIELAIGPLNTVNFEGRAHQEQLKGLLEQVGVREMTGQDADQGLWARVQDAIAAFSGVAGSVITQNTDKQDMNIQTLIRLDHEKVNTIFTEIGATKDPQKLQEYFGQLYKDLLVHAQAEEEVVYPKVRPFYGNDDTQELYDEQAEMKRMLDEIKAMNPADADAFRSRIKDLMDAVGDHIRQEESTMFSAIDRNCSTEQKEQLATEFKATKSRIQQELAASLR is encoded by the coding sequence ATGGTTGCAACCTTAGATGATACAAAGCGGCTAGCGATCGCAGAGAGATTGGCAGACTTGAGAGCACTTCAGGCTTTCATTCTCTCCAACGATCAAAAGCTAATTGAAGTTTGCCCTTACCAAGACGTGCGGGAACGGCTACAGAATATGCTGGCCGACGATCAGAAAAATCTTGGCATTATCGACACCGTCGTCGTGCAATACGGCATTCAATCTGAACCTAGTGCTGCAACCAAGGCTTTTATTCCTCAGTTTGAGCAGATGATCTCAGGTAATGAGTTGACGTTCTACCAAAAACTCATGCACCACGAACTGATGAAGCATAGTCAAGTGATGAGCGGCATCGTGATCCATAAGGCGGCTCAAAAGGTAGGAGCAGACATTGAGTTAGCCATTGGGCCTCTGAATACGGTTAACTTTGAAGGCCGAGCGCACCAAGAACAGCTCAAGGGCTTGCTAGAACAAGTTGGTGTTCGGGAAATGACAGGTCAAGATGCCGATCAGGGTCTCTGGGCTAGAGTCCAAGACGCGATCGCCGCTTTCTCTGGGGTGGCTGGCAGTGTGATCACTCAAAACACCGACAAGCAGGATATGAATATCCAGACTTTGATTCGGTTGGACCATGAGAAAGTGAATACCATCTTCACAGAAATTGGAGCCACCAAAGATCCTCAAAAACTCCAAGAGTACTTCGGCCAGCTCTACAAAGATTTGCTAGTTCACGCTCAAGCCGAGGAAGAAGTAGTTTATCCTAAGGTGCGTCCCTTCTATGGCAACGATGACACCCAGGAGCTATACGACGAGCAAGCTGAAATGAAGCGGATGCTGGATGAAATCAAAGCGATGAATCCTGCTGATGCTGATGCGTTTAGATCCAGAATCAAGGATTTGATGGATGCAGTTGGTGATCACATCCGTCAAGAAGAAAGCACGATGTTTTCCGCGATCGATCGCAATTGCAGCACTGAGCAAAAAGAGCAACTAGCCACTGAATTCAAAGCTACCAAGAGCCGTATTCAGCAAGAACTGGCAGCTTCTCTGCGATAA
- a CDS encoding nuclear transport factor 2 family protein, translating into MEKPPLPPFTLETAKVKVQAAEDAWNTRDPQKVALAYTEDSQWRNRAEFFSGREAIAAFLKRKWAKELDYRLKKELWSFTENRISVRFEYEWHDDSGYWYRAYGNEQWEFAENGLMQRREASINDVLIQESERKFRWERKPSL; encoded by the coding sequence ATGGAAAAACCACCTCTACCCCCCTTCACCCTGGAAACAGCAAAAGTCAAAGTTCAGGCCGCAGAAGATGCTTGGAACACACGCGATCCGCAGAAGGTTGCCTTGGCTTACACAGAGGATTCCCAATGGCGCAATCGAGCTGAGTTCTTTAGTGGGCGAGAAGCGATCGCGGCTTTTCTGAAGCGCAAGTGGGCCAAGGAGTTAGATTACCGTCTCAAAAAGGAGCTTTGGAGCTTTACAGAGAATCGGATCTCGGTGCGATTTGAGTATGAATGGCATGACGATTCGGGCTATTGGTATCGGGCTTACGGCAATGAGCAGTGGGAGTTTGCCGAGAATGGACTGATGCAAAGACGAGAGGCCAGTATTAACGATGTGCTGATTCAAGAGTCTGAGAGAAAGTTTCGGTGGGAGCGTAAACCCAGTCTATGA
- a CDS encoding Nit6803 family nitrilase: MNDSQTIRAAAIQISPVLFSRDGTTEKVLQAIAKAAKAGVQLIVFPETFIPYYPYFSFVQPPVLMGQEHMRLYEEAVTVPGPVVDAVSRAARSYAMVVVLGVNERDHGSLYNTQLIFDADGTLLLKRRKITPTYHERMVWGQGDGSGLRVVETAVGKLGALACWEHYNPLARFALMAQHEQIHCAQFPGSLVGQIFADQIEVTIRHHALEAGCFVVNATGWLSPEQVGQITTDEKLQRVLSGGCNTAIIGPEGNHLCPPITEGEGMAIADLNFSLITKRKRMMDCVGHYSRPELLQLQVNLEAQTVMAESPDSNFLMAEIPLDPSLQPTP; this comes from the coding sequence ATGAATGATTCCCAAACCATTCGAGCCGCAGCCATACAGATTAGCCCAGTTTTGTTTAGTCGAGATGGCACCACCGAGAAGGTGTTGCAGGCGATCGCTAAAGCTGCCAAAGCAGGGGTGCAGCTGATCGTTTTTCCTGAGACTTTTATCCCTTATTATCCTTACTTCTCCTTTGTGCAACCGCCCGTTCTCATGGGGCAGGAACATATGCGGCTGTATGAAGAAGCGGTGACCGTGCCTGGGCCAGTGGTAGATGCGGTAAGCAGAGCGGCTCGTTCTTATGCAATGGTGGTGGTGCTAGGAGTCAATGAGCGAGATCATGGCTCCCTCTACAACACACAGCTAATTTTTGATGCCGACGGCACTCTATTGTTGAAGCGGCGCAAGATTACACCTACCTATCATGAGCGAATGGTGTGGGGGCAAGGAGATGGTTCTGGTTTGAGAGTTGTGGAGACAGCAGTGGGAAAACTGGGTGCCTTGGCCTGCTGGGAGCACTACAATCCTTTGGCTCGATTCGCCCTCATGGCCCAGCATGAACAAATTCACTGTGCCCAATTTCCTGGTTCCTTAGTAGGGCAGATTTTTGCCGACCAAATTGAAGTCACGATTCGTCACCATGCCTTGGAGGCTGGCTGTTTCGTTGTCAATGCTACAGGTTGGCTCTCTCCAGAACAAGTCGGACAAATCACCACTGATGAGAAGCTGCAACGAGTGCTCAGTGGCGGCTGCAATACCGCAATAATCGGGCCTGAAGGCAATCATCTTTGTCCGCCGATTACAGAAGGTGAGGGAATGGCGATCGCCGATCTAAATTTCTCCTTAATTACTAAACGGAAGCGCATGATGGATTGTGTTGGTCACTATTCCCGCCCAGAGTTGCTGCAATTGCAAGTCAATTTAGAGGCTCAGACAGTGATGGCAGAATCTCCCGACAGCAATTTTCTAATGGCCGAAATACCCCTTGACCCTTCTCTACAACCTACTCCCTAG
- a CDS encoding NB-ARC domain-containing protein: MTVEEALTVVERILPQGRLSKIQAEILRQSWDGKSYTDIALASDYDAGYVKDVGSHLWQLLSKVLGEKVTKHNFRGVLQRFIQREAPSTQPLPPASPLILPKTSTAIAHNLPVRDFSRIVGRDRELAQLLESLTFECPTHCISIEGIGGMGKTTLALSAAYHYLHATSSTANPESGSFLRLFEAIIFTSAKQERLTPQGVLPRLKPERSLRDVFRAIARTLKCSDILLLDFEEQIEQIQDALNRQPTLLIVDNLETLEDWRSILAFLYDLPSTVKVVITSRQQFSFHAIRLEPLPLAESFSLIEQQVQSKNIVLGSADVQTLHHYTSGVPAAIVYAIGQLAAGYPVKHLPSRLTLAVGDYAHFYFQSSMSLLQGTLPHYLLMALALSPGSAPLEAIAHIAGSDNLAHSIEGLAQLLQLSLVNQQAGRYSILALTREYALAELATHPNFEQAARNRWISWFLSYVQQHGGKDGKEWQEYPLLDQEWDNLQAVIEWCIASDRYDEMRQLWQQVNSYTHKQGYRQNRLNVWNTRLDWADWLIQAAEQRQDWFTALEVMLDQGWTLTLLGQSRHLEQAHTLYQKAWELRHYQTLNFQAELAINIAVLRIQQRLFVEATDWLQQAQQLLSRAEIETAMPRSQIQIWYYQGEVAYKTENYNQAHTLFQQVLAQAEYLDWQRAKFLAKDWLADIAIQQQHFSEAQHLLEEGLQAATTNQDTCRVAFCERSLARLEKARGNGAIAQHWAATAKHRFEELGMLTEAKETAVLLQTLV, encoded by the coding sequence ATGACCGTGGAGGAAGCATTAACAGTTGTTGAGCGAATCTTGCCTCAAGGACGGTTAAGCAAAATTCAGGCAGAAATTTTGCGTCAATCTTGGGACGGGAAGTCATACACAGATATAGCTCTCGCTTCTGACTACGATGCTGGCTATGTCAAGGATGTGGGATCTCACTTATGGCAGCTGCTCTCCAAAGTGTTAGGTGAAAAAGTCACAAAACATAACTTTCGAGGAGTATTACAACGTTTTATTCAACGAGAAGCACCTAGCACCCAGCCACTACCACCTGCTTCCCCGCTCATCCTCCCTAAGACTTCAACCGCGATCGCCCACAATCTACCCGTTCGAGATTTCAGTCGCATTGTAGGGCGCGATCGCGAACTTGCCCAGTTACTAGAATCGCTGACCTTTGAGTGCCCCACTCACTGCATCAGCATCGAAGGCATTGGCGGCATGGGTAAAACCACCCTGGCTTTGTCTGCGGCCTATCACTACCTACACGCTACATCCAGCACTGCCAATCCAGAGTCTGGCTCATTTCTGAGACTGTTTGAGGCGATCATCTTCACCTCGGCCAAACAAGAGCGTCTCACCCCCCAAGGAGTCTTGCCCCGTCTGAAGCCAGAGCGGAGTTTGCGGGATGTCTTCCGCGCGATCGCGCGCACGCTCAAGTGCTCAGATATCTTATTGCTAGATTTTGAGGAACAGATTGAACAAATTCAGGATGCGTTAAATCGTCAGCCTACTTTGCTGATTGTAGACAACCTGGAAACCTTGGAAGATTGGCGGTCGATCTTGGCATTCTTGTACGACCTGCCATCTACGGTTAAAGTGGTGATCACCAGCCGTCAACAGTTCTCATTTCATGCCATTCGCTTAGAGCCACTGCCACTTGCGGAAAGCTTTTCCTTAATTGAGCAGCAGGTTCAAAGTAAGAATATCGTGCTGGGATCAGCTGATGTGCAAACCCTACATCATTACACCAGCGGCGTACCTGCGGCTATTGTTTATGCGATCGGGCAACTCGCAGCAGGTTACCCAGTGAAGCATCTACCTTCTCGTTTGACCTTGGCGGTTGGAGACTATGCTCACTTCTATTTCCAGAGTTCTATGTCCCTGCTTCAAGGAACCTTACCTCACTACTTACTCATGGCGTTGGCCCTGTCTCCGGGGTCAGCTCCTTTAGAGGCGATCGCGCATATTGCAGGCAGCGACAATCTCGCTCACTCAATTGAGGGGTTGGCACAATTGCTGCAACTTTCTCTAGTGAATCAGCAGGCAGGCCGATACTCTATCTTGGCGCTAACACGAGAGTACGCCTTAGCCGAACTGGCGACCCACCCCAATTTTGAGCAAGCGGCCCGCAACCGCTGGATCAGCTGGTTCCTGTCCTATGTGCAACAGCACGGCGGCAAAGATGGCAAAGAATGGCAGGAATATCCTCTGCTCGACCAGGAATGGGATAATCTGCAAGCGGTGATTGAATGGTGTATTGCCAGCGATCGCTATGACGAGATGCGGCAGTTGTGGCAGCAGGTCAACTCTTACACCCATAAACAAGGCTACCGCCAAAATCGGTTGAACGTCTGGAACACTCGCCTCGACTGGGCTGATTGGCTCATCCAAGCCGCCGAGCAACGGCAAGATTGGTTTACTGCTCTAGAAGTGATGCTGGACCAAGGCTGGACCTTAACTTTACTCGGTCAATCCAGACATTTAGAACAAGCTCATACCCTCTATCAAAAAGCTTGGGAACTGCGACATTACCAAACCCTCAACTTCCAAGCCGAGTTAGCCATCAACATCGCCGTGCTCCGAATTCAGCAGCGCCTTTTTGTCGAAGCAACAGACTGGCTACAACAAGCGCAACAACTCCTTAGCCGCGCCGAGATCGAGACAGCCATGCCGCGATCGCAGATACAGATTTGGTATTACCAAGGCGAGGTGGCTTACAAAACCGAAAACTATAACCAAGCCCACACCTTATTCCAACAAGTCTTAGCGCAAGCTGAATACCTGGATTGGCAACGGGCTAAGTTTTTAGCCAAAGACTGGTTAGCGGATATTGCCATTCAGCAACAGCACTTCAGCGAAGCACAACACTTGCTAGAGGAAGGCTTGCAAGCAGCCACAACCAACCAAGACACATGCCGAGTCGCCTTTTGTGAGCGATCGCTAGCCCGACTAGAAAAAGCCCGTGGCAACGGTGCGATCGCCCAACATTGGGCCGCGACAGCGAAACACCGCTTTGAGGAGTTGGGAATGCTGACCGAAGCTAAGGAAACAGCCGTCCTGCTGCAAACCTTGGTATAA
- a CDS encoding MSMEG_0572/Sll0783 family nitrogen starvation response protein encodes MPEVTTPAHQVGDFFVDYEEKVFPDVKAEPGEKALVTFHTVAFEGSIGFVNLLQATRLLRKGFETSVLLYGPGVTLGVQRGFPKLGDAAFPGHQNFNDQISKFMAEGGKVYACRFALQALYGHGEPSLIPGIRPINPLDVLDLVLLHRKDGALILDTWTL; translated from the coding sequence ATGCCTGAAGTAACCACTCCTGCTCATCAAGTTGGTGATTTCTTTGTTGATTACGAAGAGAAAGTCTTTCCCGATGTCAAAGCTGAACCTGGCGAGAAAGCATTGGTGACATTCCACACCGTTGCGTTTGAAGGATCGATTGGTTTTGTCAATTTATTGCAAGCTACGCGCCTACTGCGTAAGGGATTTGAGACTTCTGTCTTGTTGTATGGCCCTGGCGTAACTTTGGGGGTGCAGCGGGGATTTCCTAAGTTAGGAGATGCAGCTTTCCCGGGGCACCAGAACTTTAATGACCAAATCAGCAAGTTTATGGCAGAGGGTGGCAAAGTTTATGCTTGCCGCTTTGCTTTACAAGCTTTGTATGGGCATGGTGAACCTTCCCTGATTCCTGGCATCCGTCCCATCAATCCTTTGGATGTACTAGATCTAGTGCTCCTGCACCGCAAAGATGGAGCCTTGATTTTAGATACTTGGACCTTGTAA
- a CDS encoding LuxR C-terminal-related transcriptional regulator, with amino-acid sequence MPNPLIEHLDATRILFDLQQGNEIAQGFSGCLEPEEIARRVANGLVEKFDCALARIWLLEPEQTTLKLVASSGMYTHLNGTFGRVPMGAYKVGKIAQNRVSFLSNHLAAETWVGNREWAIANNIQGFAGYPLVIQDKVIGVLATFSHQAMETEFLEVLQTLCTVTAIALDTAIQYQHEKQIWQNSMQLMAQPAVQSLKFNYLSLSDQLVSLLSDTRLTLVGTERPLTLPVAYVFLQAAETLYQFTCHYCRLIYTAESVALEAMIPATHFPDLDPQNGLPSSLNKLFFTVTCLGGVLQTQATSNQRAMQFLLKVPDWRDLGGHQLRIQCRSSVLQLAFTHLAFSAGLPVCREIAKEANKNVPLLTDDATQIQTAKWVLWVQQGSQIAPKGIRGKVDLSTSPETLRQAVEALSQGKSWGIDPDLEKQQTLSERELEILALLTQGHRDRDIADHLIISESTVKFHMNNVLAKLQARTRYQAIYEAIAKGWLVT; translated from the coding sequence ATGCCTAATCCGTTGATAGAGCACCTTGATGCAACTCGAATTCTGTTTGACCTGCAGCAGGGCAATGAAATTGCTCAAGGCTTTTCTGGTTGCTTAGAACCAGAAGAAATAGCCCGTCGGGTTGCCAATGGCTTGGTAGAGAAGTTTGACTGTGCCTTAGCCCGGATCTGGCTACTAGAACCAGAGCAAACCACCTTAAAGTTGGTTGCTTCTTCAGGGATGTATACGCATCTCAATGGCACCTTTGGGCGAGTCCCGATGGGAGCTTACAAAGTGGGCAAAATTGCTCAAAATCGAGTTTCCTTTTTGAGCAATCATCTTGCAGCAGAAACTTGGGTAGGAAATCGCGAATGGGCGATCGCTAACAACATTCAAGGATTTGCAGGATATCCTTTAGTGATTCAAGATAAAGTCATCGGCGTGCTGGCAACTTTTAGCCATCAAGCAATGGAGACAGAGTTTCTAGAGGTTTTACAAACCCTTTGCACCGTTACAGCGATCGCCTTAGACACAGCTATACAATATCAGCATGAAAAGCAGATTTGGCAAAACTCGATGCAGTTGATGGCCCAGCCTGCGGTTCAGAGCCTTAAATTCAACTATCTCTCTCTTTCTGATCAATTAGTCAGTCTGCTAAGTGATACCCGCTTAACTTTGGTAGGCACAGAGCGACCTCTCACTCTGCCAGTAGCTTATGTCTTCTTGCAAGCAGCCGAAACTTTGTACCAATTTACCTGTCACTATTGTCGGCTGATTTATACAGCAGAGTCTGTAGCATTAGAGGCCATGATTCCGGCAACTCATTTTCCCGACCTCGATCCACAAAATGGCTTGCCGTCCTCCCTAAATAAACTGTTTTTTACTGTCACCTGTTTAGGGGGAGTGCTGCAAACCCAAGCCACCAGTAATCAACGGGCCATGCAGTTTTTGCTCAAAGTACCCGATTGGCGCGATCTCGGTGGTCATCAACTGCGAATTCAATGCCGCTCATCAGTTCTACAACTAGCCTTTACACATCTAGCTTTTTCGGCAGGTCTACCAGTTTGCCGTGAAATAGCTAAAGAAGCAAACAAGAATGTACCCTTATTGACCGATGATGCTACACAAATTCAGACAGCGAAATGGGTGCTGTGGGTGCAACAGGGAAGTCAAATTGCACCGAAGGGGATTCGAGGCAAAGTTGATTTGTCTACCAGCCCAGAGACATTGAGACAGGCAGTAGAAGCGTTGTCACAGGGTAAATCGTGGGGTATTGACCCAGATTTAGAAAAACAGCAAACTCTGTCTGAGCGAGAGTTGGAGATTCTGGCTTTGTTGACTCAGGGGCATCGCGATCGCGATATTGCCGATCATCTAATCATTAGCGAAAGTACCGTTAAGTTCCACATGAATAATGTCTTGGCGAAATTGCAGGCGCGGACTCGTTACCAAGCGATTTATGAGGCGATCGCTAAGGGATGGCTGGTTACATAA
- a CDS encoding glycine-rich domain-containing protein-like: MVQYPASPQSYQAFLQKVRSLDLGPIAHQLMHSQTGPQWTKLQTTRAIARYLGFLYLVGQYPRLQLVPTQEIDQVWHQHILDTHKYAEDCQHLFGRFIHHFPYLGTRGEADQQNWQRAYALTQVLFRKHFGLDLATGAAPSDCEPLQAMQTCRGVDRSTSQSRPSVSLSMEDALRSFFTPA, translated from the coding sequence ATGGTGCAGTACCCCGCCTCACCCCAATCATATCAAGCGTTTCTCCAAAAGGTGCGATCGCTCGATCTTGGTCCTATTGCACATCAATTAATGCACTCTCAGACTGGTCCTCAGTGGACGAAACTTCAGACTACTAGGGCGATCGCGCGTTATCTGGGTTTTCTTTATTTGGTAGGGCAATATCCTCGCTTACAACTGGTACCAACTCAAGAGATCGATCAAGTTTGGCATCAGCATATCCTTGATACGCATAAATATGCGGAAGATTGTCAACACTTATTTGGGCGATTTATTCATCATTTTCCTTATCTGGGTACAAGAGGAGAAGCCGATCAACAGAATTGGCAACGGGCTTACGCACTAACTCAGGTGCTCTTTCGCAAACACTTTGGATTAGATTTGGCGACGGGTGCTGCTCCATCGGATTGCGAACCCTTACAAGCAATGCAAACTTGCCGAGGCGTAGATCGATCTACTTCTCAGTCGCGTCCTAGCGTTAGCCTCTCAATGGAGGATGCTTTGAGGAGCTTTTTTACGCCTGCCTAA